In the genome of Deinococcus seoulensis, one region contains:
- a CDS encoding histidinol-phosphatase — MTGPLFDSHMHTPLCGHATGLPREYAQAALDAGLAGICFTDHMPMPAWYDAPWRMRRDQLAQYVQDVQEAQAEFAGRLDVRLGLEADFHPGTERFVEEVLGAHPWDYVIGSVHYIGAWGFDNPEFIAEYDSRDLAGLYRDYYALAEGAAKSGLFDSIGHLDLPKKFGHRDPDGYAALHALDVIAERGLALDFNTAGWRKPVAEAYPAPDLTRQAAERGIPFVLGSDAHKPGEVGHRFTDAIKQIHDVGGRIVTYQGRVRHG, encoded by the coding sequence ATGACTGGACCGCTGTTCGATTCTCATATGCACACGCCCCTGTGCGGGCACGCCACGGGGTTGCCGCGCGAGTACGCGCAGGCGGCGCTGGACGCCGGACTGGCGGGCATCTGCTTCACGGATCACATGCCGATGCCCGCGTGGTACGACGCGCCGTGGCGCATGCGCCGTGATCAGCTGGCGCAGTACGTGCAGGACGTGCAGGAAGCGCAGGCCGAGTTCGCGGGGCGGCTGGACGTGCGCCTGGGCCTGGAGGCGGACTTTCACCCCGGCACGGAACGCTTCGTGGAGGAGGTGCTGGGCGCGCACCCCTGGGACTACGTGATCGGCAGCGTGCATTACATCGGCGCGTGGGGCTTCGATAACCCGGAATTCATCGCCGAGTACGACAGCCGCGACCTTGCGGGCCTGTACCGCGACTACTACGCGCTGGCCGAGGGGGCCGCGAAATCCGGTCTGTTCGACTCCATCGGGCACCTGGACCTGCCCAAGAAATTCGGGCACCGCGACCCGGACGGGTACGCCGCGCTGCATGCCCTGGACGTGATCGCCGAACGCGGCCTCGCGCTGGACTTCAACACGGCCGGGTGGCGCAAACCGGTCGCCGAGGCGTACCCCGCCCCGGACCTGACCCGGCAGGCCGCCGAACGCGGCATCCCCTTCGTGCTGGGCAGCGACGCCCACAAGCCCGGCGAGGTCGGCCACCGCTTCACCGACGCCATCAAGCAGATTCACGACGTCGGTGGGCGGATCGTGACATACCAGGGACGCGTCCGGCACGGGTAA